One window from the genome of Hyphomonas neptunium ATCC 15444 encodes:
- the typA gene encoding translational GTPase TypA, with the protein MTTHLEKMRNIAIIAHVDHGKTTLVDELLKQSGTFRANEKTAERMMDSNDLEKERGITILAKTTSVEWNGYRINIVDTPGHADFGGEVERILDMVDGVIVLVDSAEGPMPQTKFVVSKALKLGLRPIVAINKIDKAERRVDEVLNEVFDLFANLDATDEQLDFPVLYGSGKMGWMSTQYEEVRPNMDELFQLVVDHVPTPKVAEGPFRFLATTISADPFLGRILTGRILSGSIKPNQSIKVLARDGQLVEQGRISKVLAFRGLERVPVDEASAGDIVSLAGMTKANVADTFCDPSVTEPLAAQPIDPPTISMTFRVNDSPLAGTEGTKVTSRLIWDRLLKEAEGNVALKVDRATDAEAFTVSGRGELQLSVLIETMRREGFELGVARPQVLMQEGPNGEKLEPIEEVIIDVDDDHSGIVVQKMNERKAEMLDMRPSGVGRTRLVFHAPTRGLIGYQGELLSDTRGTAIMNRIFHEYLPHKGKIQGRHTGVLIAMEQGEAVAFALWNLEDRGPMMIHPGDKVYGGMIVGEHNRDNDLEVNVLKGKKLTNMRASGTDEAVRLTPPLMMTLEKSLAYIADDELVEVTPKNIRLRKIWLDPNDRKRRSKQTADA; encoded by the coding sequence ATGACCACGCACCTCGAAAAGATGCGCAACATTGCCATCATCGCCCACGTTGACCATGGCAAGACCACGCTCGTTGACGAACTCCTGAAACAATCCGGAACCTTCCGCGCCAACGAAAAGACGGCCGAGCGGATGATGGACTCCAACGATCTGGAGAAAGAACGCGGCATCACCATCCTCGCCAAGACAACCTCGGTCGAGTGGAATGGCTACCGCATCAACATCGTCGACACCCCCGGCCACGCCGACTTCGGCGGTGAGGTGGAGCGTATTCTCGACATGGTGGACGGCGTGATCGTCCTCGTCGACTCGGCCGAAGGCCCCATGCCGCAGACCAAATTCGTGGTCTCCAAGGCCCTGAAGCTCGGCCTGCGCCCCATCGTGGCCATCAACAAGATCGACAAGGCCGAGCGCCGCGTGGACGAAGTGCTCAACGAAGTCTTCGATCTTTTCGCAAATCTCGACGCCACCGATGAGCAGCTCGATTTCCCCGTCCTCTACGGCTCGGGCAAGATGGGCTGGATGTCGACCCAGTATGAAGAAGTTCGCCCCAACATGGACGAACTCTTCCAGCTGGTCGTGGACCATGTGCCGACCCCAAAAGTGGCAGAGGGCCCGTTCCGGTTCCTCGCCACCACCATTTCGGCAGACCCTTTCCTCGGCCGCATCCTCACCGGCCGGATCCTCTCTGGCTCGATCAAGCCGAACCAGTCGATCAAGGTCCTCGCGCGCGATGGCCAGCTCGTCGAGCAGGGCCGCATCTCCAAAGTCCTCGCCTTCCGCGGCCTTGAGCGCGTGCCGGTCGATGAGGCCTCCGCCGGCGACATCGTCTCCCTGGCCGGCATGACCAAGGCCAACGTCGCCGACACCTTCTGCGATCCGTCGGTCACCGAGCCGCTCGCCGCCCAGCCGATCGACCCGCCTACCATCTCGATGACCTTCCGCGTCAACGACAGCCCGCTGGCCGGCACCGAAGGCACCAAAGTCACCTCGCGCCTCATCTGGGACCGTCTCCTGAAAGAAGCCGAAGGCAACGTCGCCCTGAAGGTAGACCGTGCCACCGACGCCGAAGCTTTCACCGTTTCCGGCCGGGGCGAGCTTCAGCTCTCCGTCCTTATCGAGACGATGCGCCGCGAAGGCTTCGAACTGGGCGTCGCCCGCCCGCAGGTCCTGATGCAGGAAGGCCCGAACGGCGAAAAGCTGGAGCCGATCGAGGAAGTCATCATCGATGTCGATGACGACCATTCCGGCATCGTCGTTCAGAAAATGAACGAGCGCAAAGCCGAGATGCTCGACATGCGCCCTTCCGGCGTTGGCCGCACGCGCCTTGTCTTCCACGCGCCCACGCGCGGCCTGATCGGCTATCAGGGCGAGCTGCTGTCGGATACCCGCGGCACCGCCATCATGAACCGCATCTTCCACGAATACCTGCCCCACAAAGGCAAGATCCAGGGCCGCCACACCGGCGTTCTGATCGCCATGGAGCAGGGAGAGGCCGTTGCCTTCGCGCTCTGGAACCTCGAAGACCGTGGCCCGATGATGATCCATCCCGGCGACAAGGTGTATGGCGGCATGATCGTGGGCGAACACAACCGCGACAACGATCTGGAAGTGAACGTCCTCAAGGGCAAGAAGCTCACCAACATGCGCGCGTCGGGTACGGATGAAGCCGTCCGCCTCACCCCGCCGCTGATGATGACGCTGGAAAAATCCCTGGCTTACATCGCCGATGACGAACTCGTGGAAGTCACGCCCAAGAATATCCGCCTGCGGAAAATCTGGCTCGACCCCAATGACCGCAAACGCCGCTCCAAACAAACCGCCGACGCTTAA
- a CDS encoding fasciclin domain-containing protein: MMKTLIAAASAALMIALPALAESDAAGSMNASIGLGKARAVAAVSAQPSDTLLAKASEAGKFSTLLSAINAAGVEEALSGPGAYTIFAPTDAAFAKLPDGAMETLMKPENRDQLIALLQMHVVAGDVITAEKASGQQFTAETLNGPVAIDGTDPASGVWVNAVSVDGPDIRASNGVILAIDTLLLPAG; the protein is encoded by the coding sequence ATGATGAAGACGCTGATTGCTGCCGCTTCTGCGGCCCTTATGATCGCCCTGCCCGCGCTGGCTGAATCTGACGCCGCCGGAAGCATGAATGCCAGTATCGGTCTTGGAAAGGCGCGCGCCGTTGCCGCTGTTTCCGCCCAGCCTTCGGACACATTGCTGGCCAAGGCTTCGGAGGCCGGGAAATTTTCCACGCTGCTGTCTGCCATCAATGCAGCGGGCGTGGAGGAAGCGCTCAGCGGGCCCGGCGCCTATACGATCTTTGCGCCAACCGACGCCGCGTTTGCCAAGCTGCCCGATGGGGCAATGGAAACCCTGATGAAGCCGGAAAACCGCGATCAGCTGATCGCCCTGCTGCAGATGCATGTTGTGGCCGGCGATGTGATCACGGCTGAAAAGGCGAGCGGGCAACAGTTTACTGCCGAAACGCTCAACGGGCCGGTGGCGATTGATGGCACCGATCCGGCATCCGGCGTGTGGGTGAATGCGGTGTCTGTGGACGGGCCGGATATTCGGGCGTCCAACGGCGTGATCCTGGCGATCGATACGCTGCTGCTGCCGGCAGGATAA
- a CDS encoding YbaB/EbfC family nucleoid-associated protein, translated as MKDLAQIMQQAQAMQAKMAEVQQKIENTEADGVAGAGLVRVKLRGKGELISVTIDKSLMGDDPEIVEDLIKAAHSDARKRLDQAMEDAMKTATAGFGGMLPGFKLPF; from the coding sequence ATGAAAGACCTCGCCCAGATCATGCAGCAAGCCCAGGCCATGCAGGCCAAGATGGCGGAAGTGCAGCAGAAAATCGAGAATACCGAAGCCGACGGCGTTGCCGGGGCCGGCCTTGTGCGCGTGAAGCTGCGCGGCAAGGGCGAGCTGATCTCGGTAACCATCGACAAAAGCCTGATGGGGGACGATCCGGAGATCGTGGAAGACCTGATCAAGGCAGCCCATTCGGACGCGCGCAAGCGGCTGGACCAGGCGATGGAAGACGCGATGAAGACGGCCACGGCCGGGTTTGGCGGGATGCTGCCGGGGTTCAAGCTGCCGTTTTAG
- a CDS encoding sel1 repeat family protein encodes MPRHFRLVGFLALLAMCGFAPGMWAQGPGVGIGTGEDLAGACADDDGAACLALGAQQYGAEGEAGALALFSQACDLGEAAACLRLGGELEFPDFGETDSEGALAAYTRACALGAAQGCDRAGIAAGDLPAEDAGAPLPPPAEGQAAAADEAVIVGVIAPPAEDPFTGFASEALPDLDFGTPVSDVTPEAEMAAAEGEDALFSTETAEPAAAPSEEDLLLAEERRAMGEACGRGEMEACEMFAAWLRDGTGGAEDRVRARRIFSVICTEGSVKGCYELGWMMYDAGIGSGSGLDTDALEMSRARFLFSETCMAGIVEACLQGADMRRNGVGGRVDVDGAGRLYAIACEAGLDAGCLMAAPEDALAVEAEAVEAEASEGASLAEETISEEITSEDSAPEE; translated from the coding sequence ATGCCGCGACACTTCAGACTTGTGGGCTTTCTGGCCCTGCTGGCTATGTGTGGGTTTGCGCCCGGAATGTGGGCGCAGGGCCCTGGCGTGGGCATTGGCACCGGCGAAGACCTGGCGGGCGCCTGCGCCGACGATGATGGCGCAGCCTGTTTAGCGCTGGGCGCGCAGCAATATGGGGCCGAGGGCGAGGCCGGCGCGCTGGCGCTGTTCAGCCAGGCCTGTGACCTGGGCGAGGCGGCGGCCTGTCTGCGCCTTGGCGGGGAGCTGGAATTTCCTGATTTCGGAGAGACCGACAGCGAGGGCGCGCTGGCGGCCTATACCAGGGCCTGCGCGCTGGGCGCGGCGCAGGGCTGTGACCGCGCGGGCATCGCGGCAGGTGATCTGCCTGCGGAGGATGCCGGCGCGCCCCTGCCCCCGCCTGCCGAAGGGCAAGCTGCGGCGGCAGACGAAGCCGTCATCGTGGGCGTGATTGCGCCGCCTGCGGAAGACCCTTTTACCGGCTTTGCCAGCGAGGCGCTGCCCGATCTCGATTTCGGGACGCCGGTGAGCGATGTGACGCCGGAGGCTGAGATGGCGGCAGCGGAAGGCGAAGACGCGCTGTTTTCAACTGAGACGGCAGAGCCGGCAGCGGCGCCTTCGGAAGAAGACCTTCTGCTGGCGGAGGAGCGCCGGGCCATGGGCGAGGCGTGCGGCCGGGGCGAGATGGAGGCGTGCGAGATGTTTGCTGCCTGGTTGCGCGATGGCACCGGGGGCGCCGAAGACCGGGTGCGCGCGCGGCGGATATTCTCTGTGATCTGTACGGAAGGATCGGTGAAGGGCTGCTATGAGCTGGGCTGGATGATGTATGACGCCGGGATCGGCAGCGGGAGCGGGCTGGATACCGACGCGCTGGAAATGTCGCGGGCGCGGTTCCTGTTTTCCGAAACGTGCATGGCGGGCATTGTCGAAGCCTGCCTTCAGGGGGCGGACATGCGGCGCAATGGCGTGGGCGGGCGGGTGGATGTTGACGGCGCCGGGCGGCTTTATGCGATTGCGTGCGAGGCGGGGCTGGACGCGGGATGCCTGATGGCCGCGCCGGAGGATGCGCTGGCGGTGGAGGCTGAAGCGGTTGAGGCGGAGGCGTCTGAGGGCGCGAGTTTGGCGGAAGAGACTATCTCTGAAGAGATTACTTCTGAAGATTCTGCGCCGGAAGAATAA
- a CDS encoding fasciclin domain-containing protein has product MKTLIPAALAALLLAGPALAGGPVPQNLIHPAQYWTGAEGEGQTDVVEAAANTGAFNTLLSAAEAAGLADELKGPGPYTVFAPTDAAFAKMPAGTLERLMQPDNRSQLAALVKMHVVSGAKLTTADLDGQQLTAETLNGPLAIDASDPISGVRVNNAAVTLPDIEASNGVIHAIDTVLLPAP; this is encoded by the coding sequence ATGAAAACGCTGATCCCTGCGGCCCTTGCCGCGCTGCTGCTGGCGGGTCCTGCGCTGGCGGGCGGGCCTGTCCCACAAAACCTGATCCACCCTGCCCAGTACTGGACCGGCGCAGAGGGCGAAGGCCAAACCGATGTGGTCGAAGCCGCGGCCAATACCGGCGCGTTCAACACATTGCTGTCTGCCGCCGAAGCGGCCGGGCTGGCCGATGAGCTGAAAGGCCCTGGTCCGTACACGGTGTTTGCGCCGACCGATGCCGCCTTTGCAAAAATGCCCGCCGGCACGCTGGAGCGCCTGATGCAGCCAGACAATCGCAGCCAGTTGGCGGCGTTGGTAAAGATGCATGTGGTTTCCGGCGCCAAGCTGACGACAGCGGATCTGGACGGCCAGCAGCTGACGGCGGAGACGCTGAACGGGCCGCTGGCGATTGATGCGTCTGACCCGATTTCGGGCGTGCGCGTCAACAATGCCGCCGTGACCCTGCCCGATATTGAAGCTTCGAATGGCGTGATCCACGCCATCGATACCGTTCTCCTGCCGGCCCCGTGA
- the pgeF gene encoding peptidoglycan editing factor PgeF, whose protein sequence is MHPPFATAPLLSGVSGLSHGYFGRKGGVSGGIYESLNSGEGSGDDPRNIAENRARIAGALGAKWLLSCYQVHSPDVVTVTAPWSERPKADAMVTDRPELGLCILSADCTPVLFADPEAGVIGAAHAGWKGAIGGVLGQTLAAMERLGAKRERIRAAIGPTIQQASYEVGPEFRETFLSQDGGSEDLFIPGKGDRFQFDLPGYCARQLERAGTGAVFNLGHDTCAMEETYFSNRRRNLRGEPDYGRNAAGIVLLA, encoded by the coding sequence ATGCATCCGCCATTTGCCACCGCCCCCCTGCTCTCCGGTGTTTCCGGGCTATCCCATGGTTACTTCGGCCGCAAAGGCGGGGTTTCCGGCGGGATTTACGAGAGCCTCAATTCCGGCGAGGGATCGGGCGATGATCCGCGCAATATCGCGGAAAACCGGGCGCGGATTGCCGGGGCGCTGGGGGCGAAATGGCTGCTCTCCTGTTATCAGGTACATTCGCCGGACGTGGTGACGGTGACGGCGCCGTGGAGCGAGCGGCCAAAGGCCGATGCGATGGTGACAGACCGGCCGGAGCTCGGGCTCTGCATCCTGTCTGCGGACTGCACGCCCGTCCTTTTTGCGGACCCAGAGGCGGGCGTGATCGGCGCGGCGCATGCGGGCTGGAAGGGCGCGATTGGCGGCGTTCTGGGGCAGACGCTGGCGGCGATGGAGCGGTTAGGCGCGAAACGCGAGCGCATCCGCGCGGCGATCGGGCCGACGATCCAGCAGGCGAGCTACGAAGTGGGGCCGGAATTCCGCGAGACGTTCCTCAGCCAGGACGGGGGCAGCGAAGATCTGTTCATTCCCGGCAAGGGCGACCGGTTTCAGTTTGACCTGCCCGGCTATTGCGCGCGGCAGCTGGAGCGGGCGGGCACCGGCGCGGTTTTCAATCTGGGGCATGACACCTGCGCGATGGAAGAGACCTATTTCTCCAACCGCCGCCGCAATCTGCGCGGCGAGCCTGATTATGGCCGGAATGCCGCAGGCATCGTTCTGCTGGCCTGA
- the recR gene encoding recombination mediator RecR → MSQRSAGPELLRLIDLIAKLPGLGPRSARRVALHLLKRNDTLLKPLAEALAEAGAKIQKCATCGNFDTVQPCAVCQMPGRDDGIICVVEDVPDLWALERGGSFRGRYHVLGGALSAIDGIGPEDLGIASLVARVDAGGVREVILALNATVDGQTTAHYVADLLAGKGVDVTRLAHGVPVGGELDHLDDGTLAAALRSRRGV, encoded by the coding sequence ATGTCACAGCGTTCTGCCGGTCCTGAACTTTTGCGCCTGATTGATCTGATCGCGAAGCTTCCGGGCCTTGGGCCGCGGTCGGCGCGGCGGGTGGCGTTGCATCTGCTCAAGCGCAATGACACGCTGCTGAAACCGCTGGCCGAGGCGCTGGCCGAAGCGGGCGCGAAGATCCAGAAATGCGCGACCTGCGGCAACTTCGATACCGTGCAGCCTTGCGCCGTATGCCAGATGCCGGGGCGCGATGACGGGATCATCTGTGTTGTGGAAGATGTGCCCGACCTGTGGGCGCTGGAACGGGGCGGCTCGTTCCGGGGGCGCTATCATGTTCTGGGCGGCGCGCTGTCGGCGATTGACGGGATCGGGCCGGAAGATCTGGGCATTGCCAGCCTTGTCGCCCGCGTCGACGCCGGCGGGGTGCGCGAGGTGATCCTGGCGCTCAATGCAACAGTGGATGGTCAGACCACGGCGCATTATGTGGCCGACCTGCTGGCCGGAAAAGGCGTGGATGTGACGCGGCTCGCGCACGGGGTTCCCGTGGGCGGTGAGCTGGATCATCTCGATGATGGCACGCTGGCAGCGGCCTTGCGGTCTCGGCGGGGCGTTTAG
- a CDS encoding molecular chaperone DjiA: protein MSLWTTLLESGRRLFDHGPDPDPAPGPDACAPDPNDIGFTAAVVGLGAKMAMADGQVTDREIMVFARVFRAPPEEAENVRRVFNLARQTVKGYESYARRIGRRYSHRPCLLEGVLDGLFQIAGADGVITQPELQYLRTVSDAFGFSEATFRRIRASHLGPDRDDPYHVLGVAHDAEFTDIRSAYRRLMADHHPDRIVQMGAPREFEGSVHAKAAAITAAYAQIRAERGLLVRQD, encoded by the coding sequence ATGAGCCTTTGGACAACACTCCTCGAAAGTGGCCGGCGCCTGTTCGACCATGGTCCTGACCCCGACCCCGCGCCGGGGCCTGACGCCTGCGCGCCCGATCCCAACGACATTGGCTTCACCGCCGCCGTGGTCGGTCTGGGCGCCAAGATGGCGATGGCCGATGGCCAGGTCACAGACCGGGAGATCATGGTTTTCGCCCGCGTCTTCCGCGCCCCGCCGGAAGAAGCTGAGAATGTCCGCCGGGTGTTCAATCTCGCCCGCCAGACGGTCAAAGGCTACGAATCCTATGCCCGCCGCATTGGCCGGCGCTACAGCCACCGCCCCTGCCTGCTGGAGGGTGTGCTCGATGGCCTGTTCCAGATTGCGGGCGCCGACGGGGTCATCACCCAGCCGGAACTCCAATATCTGCGCACCGTGTCAGACGCCTTCGGCTTCAGCGAGGCCACTTTCCGCCGCATCCGCGCCAGCCATCTGGGGCCCGACCGGGACGATCCCTATCACGTGCTCGGCGTCGCCCATGACGCTGAGTTTACCGACATCCGCTCCGCCTATCGCCGCCTGATGGCCGACCACCATCCAGACCGGATCGTGCAGATGGGCGCCCCGCGTGAATTTGAAGGCAGCGTCCATGCCAAGGCCGCGGCAATAACCGCCGCTTACGCTCAGATCCGGGCCGAGCGCGGCCTGCTCGTGCGCCAGGATTAA
- a CDS encoding fasciclin domain-containing protein — MKMFISAAAAALLIALPAAADHHGGKHEKGEKAEKAGYEKPTTDIVETAAAAGSFTTLLAAAEAAGLVDALKGEGPLTVFAPTDEAFAKLPAGTVESLLLPENKDALAGILKMHVISGKVKSKDLAGKVMDAETMNGTVSIDGTDGVTVNGATVTTADIKTSNGIIHVIDTVLLPAS; from the coding sequence ATGAAGATGTTTATTTCTGCGGCAGCCGCCGCGCTGCTGATCGCCCTGCCCGCCGCCGCTGACCATCATGGCGGCAAGCATGAAAAAGGCGAGAAGGCCGAGAAGGCCGGCTATGAGAAGCCCACCACCGACATCGTTGAAACCGCTGCGGCGGCTGGCAGCTTCACTACGCTGCTGGCAGCAGCCGAGGCGGCAGGCCTCGTGGACGCGCTGAAGGGCGAAGGCCCGCTGACCGTGTTTGCGCCCACCGATGAAGCCTTTGCCAAGCTGCCCGCAGGCACGGTTGAGTCGCTGCTGCTGCCGGAAAACAAGGACGCCCTGGCCGGTATCCTGAAAATGCACGTGATCTCCGGCAAGGTGAAATCCAAGGATCTCGCCGGCAAGGTGATGGACGCCGAAACGATGAATGGCACGGTTTCAATCGACGGGACCGATGGCGTGACCGTGAATGGCGCGACCGTGACGACCGCCGACATCAAGACCAGCAACGGCATCATCCATGTGATCGACACGGTGTTGCTGCCCGCCAGCTGA
- a CDS encoding energy transducer TonB gives MKRTGLLLAGLLLAGLALAGCAARGAPPPPLAMACPVAVEAAVYPRPDYPPTEAQAGYEDDCLVRFDVDASGAPVNLDARCTYKAFAESAEAAMKTARFDRALARKLPAGAQCASYPISYELMG, from the coding sequence ATGAAACGAACGGGTCTCTTACTTGCGGGGCTTTTACTTGCGGGTCTGGCGCTGGCGGGATGCGCGGCGCGCGGCGCCCCGCCGCCACCCCTTGCCATGGCCTGCCCTGTCGCGGTTGAAGCGGCTGTCTATCCCCGGCCGGATTATCCGCCGACTGAAGCACAGGCCGGATATGAAGATGATTGTCTGGTGCGGTTTGATGTCGACGCGTCTGGCGCGCCGGTCAATCTGGACGCGCGCTGCACCTACAAAGCCTTTGCCGAGTCTGCCGAGGCGGCAATGAAAACCGCACGCTTTGATCGGGCGCTGGCCCGCAAGCTGCCCGCGGGCGCGCAATGCGCCAGCTATCCCATCAGTTATGAACTGATGGGATAG
- a CDS encoding ribose-phosphate pyrophosphokinase → MKLISCNANRPLSDAIADYLDMRLTRSEVKTFADQEIFVRIDENVRGEDVFVIQSTSYPANDNLMQLLIMMDALRRASARRITAVIPYFGYARQDRKTDGRTPISAKLVANLISTAGADRVLTVDLHAGQIQGFFDIPTDNLFGGPVMVDDIKERYGKEKIIVVSPDVGGVVRARSLAKRLDDADLAIVDKRRPEAGKSEVMNIIGDVRGARCIMLDDMCDSGGTLANAAAALKEHGASSVSAYVTHGVLSGSAVERIEKSVLDELVMTDTIQPSEHALKSKNIRVLPISPLLGEAIRRIANEESVSKLFDR, encoded by the coding sequence ATGAAGCTGATTTCCTGCAATGCAAACCGGCCGCTGTCTGACGCCATTGCCGATTATCTCGACATGCGGCTGACCCGCTCGGAGGTGAAAACCTTCGCTGACCAGGAAATCTTTGTCCGGATTGATGAGAATGTGCGCGGGGAGGATGTGTTCGTCATTCAGTCGACCTCCTATCCGGCCAACGATAATCTGATGCAGCTGTTGATCATGATGGACGCGCTGCGGCGCGCCTCGGCCCGGCGCATTACCGCTGTGATCCCCTATTTCGGCTATGCAAGGCAGGACCGCAAAACCGATGGCCGCACGCCGATTTCGGCCAAGCTGGTGGCAAATCTCATCTCGACGGCAGGCGCTGACCGGGTTTTGACGGTCGACCTGCATGCCGGGCAGATCCAGGGCTTTTTCGACATTCCGACCGATAACCTCTTTGGCGGGCCTGTGATGGTGGACGACATCAAGGAGCGTTACGGCAAGGAAAAGATCATTGTGGTCTCGCCTGATGTGGGCGGCGTGGTGCGGGCGCGCTCGCTGGCCAAGCGGCTGGATGATGCCGACCTGGCGATTGTCGACAAGCGCCGTCCGGAAGCGGGCAAATCGGAAGTGATGAACATTATCGGCGATGTGCGCGGGGCGCGCTGCATCATGCTGGACGATATGTGCGACAGTGGCGGCACGCTGGCGAACGCCGCCGCCGCGCTGAAGGAGCATGGCGCAAGTTCGGTTTCAGCCTATGTGACGCATGGGGTGCTGTCGGGCTCAGCCGTGGAGCGGATCGAGAAATCGGTGCTCGACGAGCTGGTGATGACCGACACGATCCAGCCGTCTGAACATGCGCTGAAATCGAAGAATATCCGCGTGCTTCCGATCTCTCCCCTGCTGGGCGAAGCGATCCGCCGGATTGCCAATGAAGAGAGCGTGTCGAAGCTGTTTGACCGCTAG
- a CDS encoding UrcA family protein — translation MLKATSMILAAAMVLTPVAAAESLKEVTLKMDYDPAALTSEAGAATLVSELKREARKVCSQRMPAIGSVYVDTTCADTLVKSAVQQIHADVSDAGQAVAPEFQRLAAVDYALAN, via the coding sequence ATGCTGAAAGCTACTTCGATGATCCTGGCCGCTGCCATGGTTCTCACCCCTGTTGCCGCCGCAGAGTCGCTGAAAGAAGTGACCCTGAAGATGGACTATGACCCTGCCGCGCTGACCAGCGAAGCCGGCGCTGCCACCCTCGTCAGCGAGCTGAAGCGGGAAGCCCGCAAAGTCTGCTCGCAGCGCATGCCCGCCATCGGCAGCGTGTATGTCGACACCACCTGCGCCGATACGCTGGTGAAATCGGCTGTACAGCAGATCCATGCGGATGTCAGCGATGCTGGCCAGGCCGTTGCGCCTGAGTTCCAGCGCCTTGCGGCCGTGGACTACGCGCTCGCCAACTGA